The following are encoded together in the Acidovorax sp. KKS102 genome:
- the ssuD gene encoding FMNH2-dependent alkanesulfonate monooxygenase, producing MQIFWFIPTHGDSRYLGTAKGARQLSHDYLQQVAVAADSLGYEGVLIPTGRSCEDPWVVASSLIAVTKRLKFLVAVRPGLHQPALAARMAATFDRLSGGRLLINLVTGGDQTELEGDGVFLDHATRYEQSAEFIRIWREILARSHSGESFDYDGQHLSVKGAKLLFPPLQQPHPPVYFGGSSDAAHDLAAEQVETYLTWGEPPAEVAKKVADVRARAAKHGRTVKFGIRLHVIVRETEDQAWQAAEELISHVDDVTVARAQAVFARMDSEGQRRMAQLHAAGVKRTRADLEISPNLWAGVGLVRGGAGTALVGDPQTVATRIEEYAALGLDTFVLSGYPHLEEAYRFAELVFPLLPVGVREKLAGGNPLGPFGETVANDFVPRASQS from the coding sequence ATGCAAATTTTCTGGTTCATTCCCACCCACGGCGACAGCCGCTACCTTGGCACCGCCAAAGGCGCACGCCAGCTCAGCCATGACTACCTCCAACAGGTGGCGGTGGCCGCCGACAGCCTGGGCTACGAGGGCGTTTTGATCCCCACCGGGCGCTCTTGCGAAGACCCCTGGGTGGTTGCATCCAGCCTGATCGCCGTGACCAAGAGGCTCAAATTTTTGGTGGCCGTGCGCCCCGGCCTGCACCAGCCCGCGCTGGCTGCGCGCATGGCGGCTACGTTCGACCGGCTCTCGGGCGGGCGATTGCTTATCAACCTGGTGACCGGTGGCGACCAGACCGAGCTGGAGGGCGACGGCGTGTTTCTGGACCACGCCACGCGCTACGAGCAGTCCGCCGAGTTCATCCGCATCTGGCGCGAGATCCTCGCGCGCAGCCACAGCGGTGAATCGTTCGACTATGACGGCCAGCACCTCAGCGTGAAGGGCGCCAAGCTGCTGTTTCCGCCCCTGCAGCAGCCGCACCCGCCGGTGTACTTTGGGGGCTCGTCCGACGCCGCCCACGACCTGGCGGCCGAGCAGGTCGAGACCTACCTGACCTGGGGCGAGCCGCCTGCCGAAGTGGCCAAGAAGGTGGCCGACGTGCGCGCCCGTGCTGCAAAACATGGTCGCACCGTGAAGTTCGGCATCCGCCTGCACGTCATCGTGCGCGAGACCGAAGACCAGGCCTGGCAGGCCGCCGAAGAACTCATCAGCCATGTGGACGACGTGACCGTGGCACGTGCGCAGGCCGTGTTTGCGCGCATGGATTCCGAAGGCCAGCGCCGCATGGCCCAGCTGCATGCTGCTGGTGTGAAGCGCACGCGGGCCGACCTGGAGATCAGCCCCAACCTCTGGGCTGGTGTGGGTCTGGTGCGGGGCGGTGCAGGCACGGCGCTGGTGGGCGACCCGCAGACCGTGGCCACGCGCATCGAGGAATACGCCGCGCTGGGGCTCGACACCTTTGTGCTGTCCGGCTACCCACACCTGGAAGAGGCCTACCGCTTTGCCGAGCTGGTGTTCCCGCTGCTGCCCGTGGGTGTGCGCGAGAAACTTGCGGGCGGCAACCCGCTGGGCCCGTTTGGCGAAACCGTGGCCAATGACTTTGTGCCGCGCGCATCGCAAAGCTGA
- a CDS encoding oxidative damage protection protein, which produces MARTVQCIKLGKEAEGLDFPPYPGELGKRIWESVSKEAWAGWLKHQTMLVNENRLNLADARARQYLARQMENHFFGSGADAAAGYVPPSA; this is translated from the coding sequence ATGGCACGCACCGTTCAATGCATCAAGCTCGGCAAGGAAGCCGAAGGCCTCGACTTTCCGCCCTACCCCGGCGAACTGGGCAAACGAATCTGGGAAAGCGTGAGCAAGGAAGCCTGGGCGGGCTGGCTCAAGCACCAGACGATGCTGGTCAATGAAAACCGGCTGAACCTGGCCGATGCCCGTGCCCGCCAGTATTTGGCACGCCAGATGGAAAACCACTTTTTTGGCAGCGGCGCAGACGCCGCGGCGGGCTACGTCCCGCCCAGCGCGTAA
- a CDS encoding sulfonate ABC transporter substrate-binding protein, whose amino-acid sequence MNELNRFSLQRRHLLAASAATAAAAALPATSWAQASGAPRVLRVGHQKGWLSILKGRGTLEKRLAPLGVKVTWTEFNAGPVQLEALNVGSIDFGDVGEAPPIFAQAAGAPLVYAGATVPRPALEAVIVPKDSPIRSVADLKGKRVAYNKGSNVQYFLVKLLEKNGLKYGDVQSVFLAPADARAAFEKGAVDAWIIWDPFLAAAQKTLDARLLADATGVVNNRAYYFTSRDFATRNTDVLRIAIEEVNAIDTWASKNKEAAAAELSAVLGLDKSITELYLNRARFGTAPVTREILAEQQAIADTFFDLKLIPKKLNLLHAAPVDLL is encoded by the coding sequence ATGAACGAACTGAACCGCTTCTCCCTGCAACGCCGCCACCTGCTGGCCGCCAGTGCTGCCACTGCCGCTGCTGCGGCGCTCCCCGCCACCTCTTGGGCTCAGGCCTCGGGCGCGCCCCGCGTGCTGCGCGTGGGCCACCAAAAGGGCTGGCTCTCCATCCTGAAGGGCCGCGGCACGCTCGAAAAACGTCTCGCCCCGCTGGGCGTCAAGGTCACCTGGACCGAATTCAACGCCGGCCCCGTGCAGCTCGAAGCGCTCAACGTCGGCTCCATCGACTTTGGCGACGTGGGCGAAGCCCCACCCATCTTTGCCCAGGCCGCTGGCGCGCCGCTGGTGTACGCCGGTGCCACGGTGCCGCGCCCCGCACTGGAGGCGGTGATCGTGCCCAAGGACTCGCCCATCCGCAGCGTGGCCGATTTGAAGGGCAAGCGCGTGGCCTACAACAAGGGCTCCAACGTGCAGTACTTCCTGGTCAAGCTGCTGGAGAAAAACGGCCTGAAGTACGGCGACGTGCAATCCGTCTTCCTGGCCCCGGCCGATGCGCGGGCCGCGTTTGAAAAGGGTGCGGTCGATGCCTGGATCATCTGGGACCCGTTCCTGGCCGCTGCGCAAAAGACGCTCGACGCCCGCCTGCTGGCCGACGCCACGGGCGTGGTCAACAACCGCGCTTACTACTTCACTTCGCGCGACTTTGCGACCCGGAACACCGATGTGCTGCGCATCGCGATCGAAGAGGTCAACGCCATCGACACCTGGGCGTCCAAGAACAAGGAAGCCGCCGCCGCCGAGCTGTCGGCCGTGCTGGGCCTCGACAAATCCATCACCGAGCTGTACCTGAACCGCGCCCGTTTCGGCACGGCCCCGGTCACGCGCGAAATCCTGGCCGAGCAGCAGGCGATTGCAGACACCTTCTTCGACCTGAAGCTCATCCCCAAAAAGCTCAACCTGCTGCACGCCGCGCCGGTCGATCTGCTGTAA
- a CDS encoding sulfate ABC transporter substrate-binding protein — MNFRRDFIKFPFAAALVGSLALTALPSFAQSVTLLNVSYDPTRELYVDFNQAFAKHWKAKTGQDVIIKQSHGGSGKQARSIIDGLDADVATLALAGDTDALHTNGGWIPKDWQKRLPHNSSPYTSTIVLVVRQGNPKGIKDWDDLVRPDVKVITPNPKTSGGARWNYLAAWEFAKRKYGGDAKAKDFVAKLYGNVPVLDTGARGSTITFAQRNQGDVLIAWENEAYLLEKEFGTKFDVIAPSISILAEPAVSVVDKNVDKKGTRAVAEAYLQYLYTEEGQDIAGKHFYRPAVSEKAKAKYAKQFPKLNLFTINDAFGGWDKAAKEHFADNASFDQIYTRK; from the coding sequence ATGAACTTTCGCCGCGACTTTATCAAGTTTCCCTTCGCCGCCGCCCTGGTGGGCAGTTTGGCCCTGACGGCATTGCCGTCGTTTGCGCAGTCGGTGACGCTGCTCAATGTGTCGTACGACCCGACGCGCGAGCTGTATGTGGACTTCAACCAGGCCTTTGCCAAGCACTGGAAGGCCAAGACCGGCCAGGACGTGATCATCAAACAAAGCCACGGCGGCTCGGGCAAGCAGGCCCGCTCCATCATCGACGGGCTGGACGCCGACGTGGCCACGCTGGCCCTGGCGGGCGACACCGATGCGCTGCACACCAACGGCGGCTGGATCCCCAAAGACTGGCAAAAGCGCCTGCCGCACAACAGCTCGCCCTACACCTCCACCATCGTGCTGGTGGTGCGCCAAGGCAATCCCAAGGGCATCAAGGATTGGGACGACCTGGTGCGCCCCGATGTGAAGGTGATCACGCCCAACCCCAAGACCTCCGGCGGCGCGCGCTGGAACTACCTGGCCGCGTGGGAATTTGCCAAGCGCAAATACGGTGGTGACGCCAAGGCCAAGGACTTCGTCGCCAAGCTGTATGGCAACGTGCCCGTGCTGGACACCGGCGCGCGCGGCTCCACCATCACGTTTGCGCAGCGCAACCAGGGCGATGTGCTGATCGCCTGGGAGAACGAGGCCTACCTGCTCGAGAAAGAGTTCGGCACCAAGTTCGACGTGATCGCCCCCTCGATCTCCATCCTGGCCGAGCCTGCTGTCTCGGTGGTGGACAAGAACGTGGACAAGAAGGGCACCCGTGCCGTGGCCGAGGCCTACCTGCAGTACCTGTACACCGAAGAGGGCCAGGACATTGCGGGCAAACATTTCTACCGCCCCGCCGTGTCTGAAAAGGCCAAGGCCAAGTACGCCAAGCAGTTCCCCAAGCTGAACCTGTTCACCATCAACGATGCGTTCGGTGGCTGGGACAAGGCGGCCAAGGAACACTTTGCGGACAACGCCAGTTTTGACCAGATCTACACCCGCAAGTAG
- the ssuE gene encoding NADPH-dependent FMN reductase, which produces MSALLIAGSPSERSRSAALLDAVAQRLSVRGALVDRIHIRDLSPQALLLADFGHPTVVSAIDQVADASVLVVATPVYKAAYSGVLKVFLDLLPQTALKGKTVLPLATGGSPHHMLALDYALRPVLQSLGAKSILPGIYATDSQVTLTPEGTYHVQADIAARLDDAVNVLVTETLRPSPAQATRFAPVNFADVRCSV; this is translated from the coding sequence ATGTCAGCCTTGCTCATCGCCGGCAGCCCCTCGGAGCGCTCCCGCTCCGCCGCCTTGCTCGACGCCGTGGCCCAGCGCCTCTCGGTGCGCGGTGCGCTGGTGGACCGCATCCACATCCGTGACCTCTCGCCCCAGGCGCTGCTGCTGGCCGACTTTGGGCACCCCACGGTGGTCAGCGCCATCGACCAGGTGGCCGATGCCAGTGTGCTGGTGGTGGCCACGCCCGTCTACAAGGCGGCCTACAGCGGCGTGCTCAAGGTTTTTCTGGACCTGCTGCCGCAAACCGCCCTCAAGGGCAAGACCGTGCTGCCGTTGGCCACGGGTGGCAGCCCGCACCACATGCTGGCGCTGGACTACGCGCTGCGCCCCGTGCTGCAGTCGCTGGGCGCCAAAAGCATCCTGCCCGGCATCTACGCCACCGACTCGCAGGTCACGCTGACGCCCGAGGGCACCTACCACGTGCAGGCTGACATTGCCGCCCGACTGGACGACGCGGTGAACGTGCTGGTGACCGAAACCCTGCGCCCATCACCCGCCCAGGCCACGCGGTTTGCGCCGGTCAACTTCGCTGACGTGCGATGTAGCGTCTGA